The Papio anubis isolate 15944 unplaced genomic scaffold, Panubis1.0 scaffold596, whole genome shotgun sequence genome segment CATTAGAAATATGTTGAGTAATGTCCAAATATGTGGGGAATTTTCCAGCTATTTTCCTTTAATCACAGTTTCATACATTCCACTGTGGATAGACATTGTGTTTCATATGATTTtaaattgctttgattttttgtttcttagacTAGTACGAGCTCtcttagataatattttaatgcattttactGTTCTTGGGAGGAGTGTCCTGTAGAGCTCCAATAGATCGCAAAGGATGATACTATTGTTCAAGTCCTCTCTATCTTTATTTATACTTTGCTgctaaaaaaaactatttcaaagaaaaagagtTGAAATATTCAATagtaattgttaatttttaaatttcttctcttagttctatctatttctttttaaaacttggaGATTTTCTTTGTGGGTGCAtactaatttaataataataatatctgttCTTGCAGATTTAACAACTTTATCATTGGAAAACATAGCCTCTTTACCAGTAATAATACACCTTGCTGTAAGATCTACTTTGATTTATAGCCAATTAGCCAATACAGCTAATTCTGTTTTCATTAGATTAATGATTCTGTACTATAATTCTTTCCGCTCCTTTACTATCAACCTATCTTTGTCCTTATATTTGATAAAGACATTGGGTTTTCATAGACAGTGTGTATTTGGGTCTTGTTTTATACTACAAGTTTGCTACTGAGgaattctcttagtttttgttgttgtcattagaAAATGCCTGGCCTTCCGCATCcccctctatgcacacaaataaTGTCATCTGCTTGGAATGAACCTAGTCTACCATTTCTCAGTCAAGGACACCTGGACATTAAGAAATTCACCCacggccgggtgtgatggctcatgcatgtagttcccaacacgttgggaggctgaggtgggtggatcacgaggtcaggagatcaagaccttcctggctaacatggtgaaaccctgtctctactaaaaatacaaaataattagccaggcatggtggcaggcccctgtagtccaagctacttgggcggctgaggcaggagaatggcgtgaacccaggaggcagaggttgtagtgagccgagatcgagccactgcactccagcctgagcgacagagcgagactccggtctccttaaaaaaaaacaaaaacaaaaacaaaacaaaaaaaacaaaacaaagaaaagaaaagaaaatgcctttaCTTATTGTTGGAATCTGTGTTTAGCATTGATCTAGAAATGTATTTTTGCTTGTAAGGGTCCTATGCTGACATAGTATACTTCATTTGGTACTTAAATacatcactttattttttgtacttgTGTAAGCAGTGACTTCTCTCAGCATGCTCTTaagattttctcattatttttgatTCAAAACAATTTGATTAtttatggtttggctctgtgtccctacccaaatctcatctggaattataatcccataatccccagtGTGGGGAGTGGCACCTAGTGgcaggtgatttgatcatggggagGTGATTTCTACCATGccgttctcatgacagtgagtgaattctcaagagatgtgatggttttataagtggcagtTTCCTTCTGTGCTTGTTCTTgtgctctgtctctcttcctttctctccctctctcttttgtcTGACACCATGGTAGACTTGCTTGCTTccacttcaccttccatcatgagtgTGAGAtccctgaggcctcctagccatgcttTCTGTTAATCTTGCATAATTGTGAGCCAAggaaacctcttttatttataattatccagtctcaggtagatctttacagcagtgtgaaaatgaacttgTGTAATTAGGAAATTCTTGCTCTGGTTTTTTCAATAATTATTCTTCTTGGATGTCTTTCAGTACCAAATTTGTATGTTTCTAGTCtctccaaatatataaaaataggcaaTTATTTCATTAACTTTATATTTTCTCCTGGAACTTCTTTCTGCCTTCACACACACATAGGTGCTGGATTGCTTGATATTTGTATGAAGtgcactgtttattttttatccagacttttattttctcccttcgcttcatttcctcatttgtttgtgttaatGTAGATCAGCCTTACTGAACCTTTCTTCTATGCTGTCATACGTTGTAAATCCaattcagaatattttttgtTCACATGCTCATTTTGTTCTATTGCTGGAAGGTCCATTGTTCTCTTTACATCTGTTCCTGCTCATCAAAAAGGTTTACTCTTCAGCCCTTGACATATTTATAACTTTTGTGATAGCTCCTTTACATTCCTTTTTCTAATCCCAGTACCTTTGTCATTATTGGGTCTGTTTTTACTGAATGACTTTTCTCCTAGTTATGAGCCATATTTTCCTACTTCTTCTCATGTTTGGAAATTTTTGATTGGATTCAGTATATAATAATGcctattatatttttttaaaatttggaaacagggtcttgctctgttgcccaggctggagtgcatggtgcaatctcaggtcacagAACCTCTGCCTCACTGATTTTAGCAattctcttatctcagcctcctgagtagctgggactacaggcctatgccaccatgtccagctaatttttgtatttttcgtacaCATAGGATGGCATTTTGTACACATAGGTGggctggtttcgatctcctgtcctcaagtgattcaccagtcttggccgcccaaagtgctgagattataggcatgaaccaccatgactGCCCAGCTTAAATTGTTGATGAACAATTTtggttgttgtgttttttttttttttttttttttctgaaagaatgcTAGACattatctggttaatttttgggTTCTATATGTTCGTTTGGTTTTTTCAGGAATGGCTTGAAAATCTCTTGGAGCAGTAGTTGCAGAACAGTTTAATCTAGAGCTGACTAGCACCACTACTTGCTGATGGCTTTCTGAGGACTCTGAGTTCTCTCCACTTTGCTGTGGGGATGAAGACTTTTCAAGACTTGTCTGTCCTCCTGAAATTGCCACTCACTCCCTTACAGAGTCTTTGCTTTTTTCTGGCCTGGGAAAGTCTTAGCCCAAGTGTGCACACATCATAACATAGCCCAAAAgtgaaagcattctttttttctccaacaCTCAAGATCAATGCTTCCTTCACTGGCCCACTCTCTGATATGTGCACTGGAAATTGGGCTCTGGTACAGGTTGGGTGTTTGTACTCTCCAAATACTGTGTTGAAATGTCATCCCCAGTCTTGGAGTTGGGACTTGGcaggaggtgtctgggtcattggggtggatccctcatgaatgacttggtgctgtcCTAGAGATAATCAGTGAGTTCCTTCTTTGAGTCatgggagatctggttgtttaacacagtgtggcacctccccaacTCTGGCTCCTTCTCCTGACTTGTGATACTCctgttccctcttccttttcctacACAAATGGAAGCTTTCTGAAGCCTCAAaaggagcagatgctggcaccatgctacTCATACAGCCTACACAATAGGGAaccaaaataaacttcttttccttatgaACTACCCAGTATTAGGTATTCCGTTATAGCAGTATAAACAAACtgacacagaaaattggtactgatcAGGGGGTATTGCTGTAAAGAcagttgaaaatataaaagtggCTTTGTCACTGGGTACTGGCAGAGGCTGAAAGAGTTTGCAGAGCCCAGCAAAAgataggaagatgagggaaagtttggaactcttTAGAAACTTGTTAAATGTATGTGACCAAAATGCTCATAgagatatggacagtgaagtccaggctacCAAGGTGTAAGATGGAAAAGTGGAAGTTATTGAGAAATGGAACAAGGGTCACCAGTGTTACACCCTAGTAAAGAGCTTGGCTACATTGTGTCCACGTCCTAGGGATTTGTGCAAAGTTGAACTTTAGAGTGATTACCTAGAGCGTGTGGTCTAAGTAATTTCCAAGGAGTAAAGTATTCAAGATATGTGGCTGCTTCTACAAGCTTACAGTGAGATacaggagcaaagaaatgatttaaatatggaacttatatttaaaggggaagcaaagtataaaagtttggaaaatttgcagcctaggaatttagtagagaaagaaaagtcatgtTGAGAAGAGGAATGCAAGTGGGCTGTGGAGAAATCACTTGCTAGAGAGATTTGCATGACTGAGAAGTAGCCAGGTGCTAATGGCCAAGACAATGTGGAAAAAGCTTACAAGGCATTTTTGAAGACTTTGAGGCATGCCCTCCTACTACAGCCCACAGGCCTAAGAGGAAAGAATGGTTCAGGACCACACCCAGGGCACAGCTGCCCTGCTCAGCCTCAAGACACTGTTCCCACATCCTGGCTGCCCaggctccagcctcagctcaaAGGGTCTAATGTACAGATTGGCCACTGCTTCAGTGGGTGAAAACCAGAACATcttggcagctttcatgtggtgttaagcctgcaagTATGCAGAGTGCAAAAAGGAAAgaggcttggcagcttccacctacatttcagaggatgtgtggccAAGCCTGGTTCTCTAGGCAGAAAACTGCTGCAGAGGGAGAATACCAACAGAAAAATTCTACTAGTGCAGTGCTAAGGGGAAAAGTGGGGTTGGATTCCCCACACAGTATCCCCAgtggggcattgcctagtggagctgagGGAAGGGGAACACTGCTGTACAGACTTGAGAATAGGAGAACCATTGACAGCTTGTTCCCTCAGCATAGAAGAGCCACAGGCATCAGATTCTGACCTGCGACAGGAGCCATGTGGGCTGCACCCTGAAAGCCAGGGCAGCTGCCCACAGTCTTTCAGGAGAGCCCACCCTCACACCAGAATACTGGACATGGAACCAAGAATTGTTTTGGAGCTTTGGGGTATAACGGCTTCCCTGCTGAGTTTCTGACATGTGTGGGGCCTGTAATCCCTTTATTGTCCGTTTCTGCTCTTTGAATGGTGTGGTGGAAAACGAATAATGCCTGAACCATCATTGTAACTTGAAAggaaataacttatttttgatAGTACAGCCTAAAAGGTGGAAGGAACTTGAGTCTcaggatgagactttggactttggacttttgattCAGTTAATGCTGGACGGAATTAAGACTTTTGGGAGTGATTGggaagggatgattgtattttgcaatgtgagaaggacatgagatttgaggggccaggggaagaataatatttttcagaTGTTTGTCCCTCAAACCCTTCATGCTGAAATCTAACTCAATGCTGAAGTGGAATCAGAGTGTTTGAGTTGTGGGGTGAACTCTGATGAATGACCATGCTTTCACTTCccaataatgagtgagttctgtCTGAAATTCATACAACATAGCTGTTTAAAGAGTCTGGGACCCTCCTTTCACTCCCTCTCTCACTCTGCTCCTCAAGCACCAGGATACATTGCCCACTCACTTTCCACTAGGACTGAAGGCTGATTGAGGCCTAATGAGGGCCAGATGCAGGTATCATGCTTCTCACACAGCCTGCAGAATAGTGAGCCAAAATAACTTCCTTTCCTGACGTATTATTCCACCTTAGGTATTCCTTTAGAGCAACACACACAGACTAACACAAGGAGTATTGTGTTGTGTAAGCTTTGACCTCGGTCTTCTCAATGCCACAGGATGCTGGTCTCCATGTGAGTCTTCCTCCCTGTCCTGTCTTTGAAGACCCAAATGGCCATGAAAGGGTCTTCTCAAATAAAAGGAGAGTTTCTTCCTAAGAGAGTTTTGCTGCTTCCCCTAGAACATAGGAATGAATGTCATTGTCAtggtgacattttaatttttcttttcttgtgaagTTTCACTTCCTTTATGCAATCAACTGATATATGCTTCCAGGAACCAGGAAATCCactaatttattcaaaataacaaTATATGCATGGTGAATATTAAATGACTAAATAAAGGCAGGGTCTGACTGTCCTGGCATCAAGCTAGGTGAGTGTGACTGAGTTGGACAATTACAGGATTAGACCCCGTCttgatttaaattttgaatattttcttgatTATGGTGATTTTTcatgaatgttattttttaaaaaatctatcacaTTATAAGATCATCTATCTTAAGTATGGAATATATTAATGCTTGCATTTTATATCTGAGGCCAGAGCCTCCCTCAATACACCCTAGTCCTGGCTCTGTCATCGCATCTGGATATTATCTGCATccagataaaaatgtttttactctAACAAGGTCTGGTTACTTTTTTCAATCTTGAGATTAGGAAAGACAATGGATTATTTTGGAAGAAAGGTGCATTTTCCCTGAGGTTGATGATATGCACATTTAGTGCAGAGTTAACGTGAAGAAATAGAGAGCTTCTTCTGCATGTAGGATACACCCACAGAGTTCATCATTGAAGGAGCAAACCCTCCCAAGGAGAGAGAGCAGGGCCAGGGAGCCATCCTGATGCTTCCCCTTAAAGTTGATGCATCTTTCTTCTTGAGGTTTACTCCCCGCTGTTTGTGTCCCATGCTGTATTGTCTCACTTAATTGTGCCTCCAAAAGACTTGTTTTTAAGAGCATTTACTTGGATCCTATTGAGTTTGTATGTAAGGACACCCTTGTACAACTGCATTTTGCCATCCAAGTTATGAAATAGCTTATGAATGAGCAGCACATAAACGAATAAGACAAAGTCCACACCAGTAGAACTCTCATAGCTAAATGGAGAATTAAAAATTCACGCACCTCTGTAGGAGGCGTAATTGCATAGGAAACCTTAACCAGAAGAAGGGAGTCCTTGTGAAGAACAGAGGACTGGGCATCCCCTCCCTTGGCAGATCCGCTATGATTCCATGAGGGAAGTGGTCTTTGAGTTGGGCTTGCTTTTTTTAGGGAAGATGTGGGGTAGGCATACAAGGGGAGGGTGCAGGAGGAGCAAAGCACACGTTCTACAAAAATGTAAGGAATAACTGGAGAAGGTCAAGGGATCCAAATAATACAGATTTCTGTCACCCTGGAAAGCACTCCAAGCCCCACTGTGGCATCCTTGACCTCTGCCTGGTGAGCAGAAAAGGTGTTCCAAGGATGTTAGAGATTGGCCTGCCCAAACTAGCACCACACCATAACCGCAATGACTAGGATCAAGATTCTGTAAATCTGAACACCAcagtttaattttgtttacatGTCGCACATCTCTGATGAGGGAGCCCTTTCTGAATCCACATCAGTTACAGCAGCTTTTGGCTCCCTCACTTGCAGCATTTCTGCTGCAGAGATGCCACAGACGCCGATCTGTTTATACCTTTTAGGGCAAAAGCCTGGATGACATATGGCACCACTCCTAAGGCAGGTAACAGGAATCCTTATATCACCAAAAACACCTAataggaaaaacacaaaaagagcaAACAGTGTGTTAGGAACTCAAACCATGTTGCAAACACAAACGCCAGGCGTCTGTATTGGCTCTTGAATAGATCTGCAGTGGACTTTTCTGAAGCCAGGGCTTTTCCATGAGACGCCAGTCAATCATTTCTGGATCGAAGTTTCTGACATGGAAACTGGCACTGCTGTGGTTTGGGGGATGTTAGTTTTTGTCGAATCTGATTGTGAAAGACCTTGATCTCTCCTGGAGGACCGGGCCTCCGGTAATAGTCTGGTAGGAGCCTGGCACGTTCTCTGTGACTTCAGCTCCACCACAAGTAGATAAGATCAAAGCCACCCCACTTCCGTCATGACGCGATGGATCTGAAATTACCCATTGACGAAAACTTAACGATCCATTAAAGCGGATTTATGATCGAAACCGATGACGATGCTGGatccttcctttgtttctttactttgtccttttgttttgagcatcttttgtttctttatttgtttttccttttcctgagcCTTTTGTTTTTGTCCGATGGAAAAATTTGAGGTCTCTGGTGCCACTCAGAGCCCCGTTCTTCTCAAAAAAACATCCAGGACTCATAAATAAAATTGGTAACATGACACTTTCACAATATAATATCTATGTGATTAATTGTTTTGGGTTTTagtctcaaattttctttttccctctctccatccTTCCCTTCCACTCGGCTCCGTCTTTTATCCTttcatggtttttattttgtttccataatatgaaggagaaaatgaagcTTAGGCGTCCCGGTTAAAAGTTGCTTTCCATGGGCCGTCTCTAGACTGTGAACCTGCGGTGGCCTCGTGGCAGGGACTATTCTCAGGGTCTCCGATCGGAAAAGCCCTGGGGCAGAGTGTCTGCAGCAGTAGCTCCTACAGTATAGGCTGCACCTTAAGATTATCTGGAACTCTCTAGGTTGCAGTATCTACcctttcaatataaaaatttagaaaatgacatTCTGTACTACTTTCtttagataaaattaaatttctgacttttatttaaaaagtcacctAACAGGTTTCAACCACAGTCTT includes the following:
- the LOC101026945 gene encoding beta-defensin 4A-like, whose amino-acid sequence is MKVLYLLFSFLFIFLMPLPGVFGDIRIPVTCLRSGAICHPGFCPKRYKQIGVCGISAAEMLQVREPKAAVTDVDSERAPSSEMCDM